From Panicum hallii strain FIL2 chromosome 2, PHallii_v3.1, whole genome shotgun sequence, a single genomic window includes:
- the LOC112882125 gene encoding LOW QUALITY PROTEIN: beta-sesquiphellandrene synthase-like (The sequence of the model RefSeq protein was modified relative to this genomic sequence to represent the inferred CDS: deleted 1 base in 1 codon; substituted 1 base at 1 genomic stop codon), translating to MATCGSPVLALASQDEDLLQRKPRPYIPSIWGDFFLKHQPGTPSQLLSMKERARSKQEEVRQILLDTAASSELVLKLKLVDTLQRIGVDYHYKKEIDELLRDVHGAQHEEAGFDDELYVVSLRFYLLRKHGYNVSSDVFVKFKDDQGNFASNDAKCLLALYDAANLRIRGEDILDNAVVFTRSRLQSMMKTLDPELAAEVGYTLDTPSYRRVQRLEARRYISLYEKKVTRNDTILEFAKLDYNILQALYCEELKALTVWWKXGLQSQAYERFARDRVVEMHFWMLGVIHEPHQSYARIALTKCFKLVSLMDDFCDNYSTTEEYKIFITALERWDEQAAEKLPAYRKDLFIFILNTINDIMEDLKLQKNKHAEFVKELFIDTVKRYGAERKWSDEHYVPVKISEHLQVSVGSSGCMHIANITFVLMGDVTTREAIEWAFSFPEMIRAVCIVGRIINDIMSHEREQVSKHVASTVQTCMKEYGMTVHQAYEKLRALIDEAWMEIVQGCLCKTQPMELLEKVVNVARVMDNMYKRDDAYTNPYSLKDTITSMYVNSV from the exons ATGGCGACCTGCGGCAGCCCTGTGCTCGCTCTGGCCTCGCAGGATGAGGACCTTCTTCAGCGCAAGCCCCGGCCTTACATCCCAAGCATCTGGGGCGACTTCTTCCTCAAACACCAGCCAGGCACCCCATCGCAG CTTCTGTCCATGAAGGAGAGGGCAAGGAGCAAGCAGGAGGAGGTGAGGCAGATCTTACTCGACACCGCTGCCTCCTCTGAGCTGGTTCTCAAGCTGAAGCTTGTCGATACGCTGCAACGGATCGGAGTGGACTACCACTACAAGAAGGAGATCGACGAGTTGCTGCGTGATGTTCACGGCGCCCAGCATGAAGAAGCAGGCTTCGATGACGAGCTATATGTCGTATCGCTGCGGTTCTATTTGCTCAGAAAGCATGGGTACAATGTCTCTTCTG ATGTGTTTGTGAAGTTTAAGGATGACCAAGGAAACTTTGCGAGTAATGATGCGAAATGTCTGTTGGCCCTGTATGATGCTGCGAATCTCAGAATTCGCGGTGAAGACATACTTGATAATGCCGTGGTTTTCACCAGGAGTCGCCTCCAGTCTATGATGAAAACTTTAGATCCAGAGCTCGCAGCAGAGGTGGGATACACGTTGGATACACCTAGTTACAGGAGGGTTCAAAGACTGGAAGCAAGGCGCTATATCTCTTTGTATGAGAAAAAGGTTACGCGAAATGACACCATACTGGAATTTGCAAAGCTGGACTACAATATTCTGCAAGCTCTGTATTGTGAGGAGTTGAAAGCTCTTACAGT ATGGTGGAAA TAAGGTCTCCAGTCACAAGCGTACGAGAGATTTGCACGGGATAGAGTGGTAGAGATGCATTTTTGGATGCTTGGGGTTATTCATGAGCCTCACCAGTCATATGCACGGATAGCATTGACGAAATGCTTTAAATTGGTGTCGCTGATGGACGACTTCTGTGACAACTATAGCACCACAGAAGAATATAAAATATTCATTACTGCTCTGGAAAG GTGGGATGAACAAGCCGCGGAGAAATTGCCCGCATACAGGAAGGACTTATTCATCTTCATACTCAACACTATAAACGATATCATGGAAGATTTAAAACTTCAGAAAAACAAGCATGCTGAATTTGTCAAAGAACTG TTTATTGACACTGTCAAACGTTACGGTGCTGAGAGAAAATGGAGCGACGAGCACTACGTACCAGTAAAAATTAGTGAGCACCTACAGGTTTCAGTGGGTAGCAGTGGATGTATGCATATAGCAAACATCACTTTCGTCTTAATGGGAGACGTAACTACCAGAGAGGCCATTGAGTGGGCTTTCTCCTTTCCAGAAATGATAAGAGCTGTTTGTATTGTCGGGCGCATCATTAATGACATCATGTCACATGAG CGAGAACAAGTTTCGAAGCATGTCGCGTCCACGGTGCAAACTTGCATGAAGGAATACGGGATGACGGTGCATCAAGCCTATGAAAAGCTTAGAGCCCTAATCGATGAAGCATGGATGGAAATTGTCCAGGGATGCCTTTGCAAGACTCAACCCATGGAGCTTTTGGAGAAGGTGGTTAACGTTGCACGAGTAATGGATAACATGTACAAGCGTGATGATGCGTATACCAACCCATACAGTCTCAAAGACACCATAACTTCAATGTACGTGAACTCTGTGTGA